In Haliaeetus albicilla chromosome 22, bHalAlb1.1, whole genome shotgun sequence, the genomic window CCCTGTTGCCTGAtccctgccctcccaccccAGAGTGGGTGACATAAAGAGGAAACTCGAGGTTTTGCAATACCAGAGTGCAGGCAGCGGCACTGAAACCCCCAACCAGTGACGTGCAACCGGTAGTCCAGGTGCCCTGGAGGTTCACACACCAGTCCTAAGGGGTCTGCAAAACACAGGCGAGGTGAGATGCTCCAAGAGCtaagggctgcaggcagccactCCTGTTGTCATTAACTTGCAGGCCTGGTGGCCTTTTTGGCCTCGATCCCATTCAGATCATTTACTTCTCAACCCCTTTGGACAACACTTATGCCCACTGCTGCCCTTCCAGCCCTCCTGCCCTCTGCCACTGCCCTGCCTGCATTACCTGTGTAGACAGTCCCCAGCTGTCCTCGTCCTTGCCCAGCAGGCTGCAGAAGGTGTGGCGGTACTTGTCCAGATTCACATCTGATGTCCCAATTCCCACCATCTGGGAGGCAAGGCCAGAGAGAAGAACACAAGCTTAGTGTCTTTTCGAGCAACAAAACACAACCAAGACTCCACCTCCAGCTCTCCCCTCTGTTTCTTGGCACAGCCCAAAACACCCAGAGGTTTTGATGAATCTATGTCAGAGGTTTCAGGATGGACTTGAAGGCTCCCAGCTCCAGTTTCCTTACCTAAGTGAGGCGGCCCAGCCGAACTGCTGGAGAAGGTTGCTGTCCTGTTCAAAGAATACTGGACAGTTCGTGTACCCATAAGCAACTCTGCCCCACGTACCATGTCCGTGCCATAGATCAGGGAAGTCATCTTGATCTCCCAGAAGTGCTGCCTGTCTGCCAGCTCTTTGTTTCCCCGGATGGCAGCAGTGCCACAGCTGTACTCCATGTGGAAGTTCACCTTGCGGTTGTCGCAGGTCAGCAGGGTGGCCGTCGACTTATTTTGACTGGTTGTCCCACACCCAGACAAAATCTGTTCACTGGTTGTCCCACACCCAGACAAAATCTGTTCAGGAAGCACAGAGGGGACAAGGATGGGCAAAGGCCCTCAGGGAGCAATCGCTAAGCCAAAGCACAAGCAGACATTTGTTTTGAAGGCCTGTCAGggtttatatttcttttttttttaccgtTTAAGAGGGTAAATCCTAAGTTTGCACACTGGAGAGTTGTTTGAGGCCTGAACTATCCTGCAGTGTCCCACCGGGGATGGTTCAGTGCTCTGAACCCAAAGCTGTAAGCATTAACGTGTTCCCATTTTGGCTAACAAAAGCCAGAGAGATGCTGTGGTgacctccatccttggagatgtcCAAAACTCCACAGGACAAGGCCCTGAGCACTCCGATCTAACTTTGAAGCTAGCCATTCTTTGAGCAGGGTTAGGACTAATGACCTTCCGAGGTCCCTTAGGACAAGGAATCCCTACAGTACAACTCGATTCTTGCTCACCTGGCCTGCATCCAGCCTTTTGGCCAAAGGGGCTTCACCTCTCCATCTAGGAAGGTCTTCACATAATCCTCTAGGGACTGAGCCTTATTCTTGTCAAGGTCATAACCATCCAACTTAATCTTCACCAAGTGGCAAAGCAGCTCCCTGAAGAACAGGAAGATTTCAAATACAGTTACGCGAATTAACTTTCCCCAGTTGGAGGTCATTCTGTTTATCCAGGGCTGGATAAATACGCCAAGACACGCCTGGCTCTGTGTAGCACCTCGCTAATAAAACCGACCCTGCACTGCCTCCacaggaaagaggaagggaaaggcacGTTCCTCGCTCTGCGTGTGCACGCGCATCAATGCGCCAGGGGAGAAAAGCCTTGTTACCCCTTCCCATTTCAATCTCCTGAAACAGCAGAGGTAGTAAACCAGCGCCAGAATTACAGGCGTCATTAACAACCACAGAActgaacccctctgcagacctTCGTGCTGAGAGGCAATGAGAAGGCAGGAAGTGAAGCTTGCTTTGTTCTAAATGAATCAGCCATCTACGGAGCAGCACCCCAATTTGGTACAGAATAAGATCAAGAAGACAGCGTGATTGAGTCTCATTTTATCTTTCGTCACTCTCCCCTTCACCCAGCACTCTGTTCTTTGTCAGACACCTGGGTGCCGGGGGCGCCCATCCCCAATTAGCTTTAAGTGCTTTCACAACCAGCATCTGGTCTTGTTGAGAGTCTAGTCTGCAGGATTTCAGCAATTCAGCCAAGTTCCTTCTTTTCCCAAAGATCTGTCCCTCTCTTTTGGCCTCAGCACAGAGGCTTCTTAGCACTTCTCTCAGAGCCGGCCGGTGCCTGAAATCAGCTTAATTTTGCAACGCATATAAGGGTGAGATTTAATAAATGCAACAGTGGCTCCATAAACACCACAGTCTGCCACAAACCTCCAAGCTGACTGTTACTACAGATGTTCAGCGCTGCTCTGAAAACAAGATACAAATACCAAAATGCTTCACTTCCAACTGCACAGAATAAGAGAAGCCACGGGTTCACTTAGTATCTAAATTACGCAAACCTGATTTCATCATTCCATTGAAATTTCTTTCGCGGTCCCATGACACGcttccctcccttttcttcaTCCTCATCATCATCAGAACAAACTCGATCTCGCTGCTCTTtgtccttttcctcttccagcaTCCTAAAACGGAGACAGAGATAACGTGAAAGTCATTGTCCTGGAGATTCAAGAACAGGATTAAGTATCTCTGAACAACACTGTTCAGAGGTTTCAATAGTCAGTGATAACACACGCATGAGAAGAGGGCCTTAGGGTGCAAGCTGAGCAAAGTGCTCAAGGTTAAGAAAGCTCCCAGTATTGTGTGATAGAGACCACGGGACTAATCCAGCCTTACTGTTCTGAGACTGCCACGTTCCTAAAGACATGGCCGCACAGAAGTGAAACACCAGCCAAGTTCTGGTCCCATTGATGCTGCTGTAGTTGGCATTGCCATAGGTAGCACAAAGAACGCACGCAGCTTAATTAGGCCAATTGATGCCCGTCAGCAATTTTTaactacagaacaaaaatagGTGGCAAACTTCATGAAAGCAGCCTACAGCTCACAGGGAGCCTGCTGAGAAGAGCTACAGATGCATAACAAGCAAACAAGGAGCTTACTTGGCAAACTTGGCCTGAGTATGGGCTTGGCATTCCTCCTGGTACTTGGCCATCTGCTCTGGCATGGCCCTTCCAATGGCTTCCTTTAGCTTCTGTAGAGGTTCCTTCAAGCGGCCACCCTAGAGCAGTCACAGAACAGAATGAAGTTCCGCGTGGTGTGTTCCAGCCAAGACACCCAAATCTGGCAGGTCGAGACCTGGCCAGTTCTGAATCCACACCACCAGATGTGCTGCCTGAACCATGCTCAGTGGAGGACAGCACCACGTTAGGCAGACAACAACCGTGCTCTGGAGATCAGGGGTAACATGCACACgaggcagggctgtgctgccaaATTCACTCACCTGCTCGTAGAGATAAAGCTTACGGGCACGCTTGACCAGAGTGTCCTTACTGCATGGGAAGAAAGCAGCCAGGTGGGCGTACACCCCTGACCGGATCTGGCTGTTCAGCTCCCGAGTCTGCAGCTCTATGCTGAAGAACAAGACAAACACAGCACTGACCAGGGACCTGGCAGGGGTTCTCTAAGCAACATAAATGCAACTCTTATGCAACTTGgggagctggaggcagggagagagggacaAAGTACAAGCCAAACTACATGACGGTTCTTTAGATTTTAGAATCAACACACTCAAGCCCTCTATCCCAAACTATGCCTTTTAATCTAGTTTCAGAGTAtctggaaaaagaacaaaaggatGTCAGCGGCCTCATTTattctgcagttcttcctgGCAGCTGAAGTGCAGGGGGCTGGCAGGCCTTCTGGGAGGGATGGCAGTTGCTTGAAGTCCTGCTCCAAGCCCATCCCAATAGGATCGCTCCCATCCTCCACATCAGGAAAGGGGCTCCCTTCTGGGGATTCACTGAGGAGCTGCTCCAGGTCTAGGTCAGTTAACGAGTCCATAGCCGTCACTGCCTGAAGCAGGTCGTTATCACTGGCATGGCCAAAGAGTGAGAGCAAAGGGTCAGGCATCGCCTCCACCACCCTTGGGGCTGGAGGTTCTGCCAGCGAAGGAGTCTCcactttctgctcttcatcttttttcttctgagcatCCTCCTCTTTCTGAAActtcttcagcatttctttgaCACTAACAGGGCCGgagtatttcttcttctccttaCTTGCATTTAATGCTGTAAAGCTGTAAACAAAGtgtggaggagggaagggaactGAATACAAGATGAAGGGGAAGAGACGAGGATACCTTCATCCCAGTTCACTTCAGCCATATGCTCCAATCCCCTGGAAAGGCTTCGCCCCTTAACCAATTAcaccagaaaaaatattcaaggtcCTGCTGCTTATTCAGcttggaggaggctgaggggtgacctcatcgcAGTCTACACCTTCCTTAAATgggggcagtggaggggaaggtgctgatgtcctctctctggtgaccagcgataggacacaaagaaatggaatgaagctgcatcaggggaagttcagattggattTTAGGAAAGGGTTCTTcaccaagagggtggtcagtcactggaacaggctccccagggaagtggtcatggcaccaagcctgtcagagttcaaggagcgtCTGGACActgctcttagtcatatggttcAGTTTCAGGTTGTCCTGCGaggactcgatgatccttatgggtcccttccaacttgagatactctatgattctatgatcctaaAGTCATACCTGAGAGTTAAGGATAAGACTGAAGTCCTGACACTTCACCTGGAACCAGATACCCTAAACGACATAAGGCATTTTCATTCAGttatctctctctttttttaataacttatcTATCAGGTGTTCACTTACCCAACTTTAAATTTTAAGtttcagttccttttctgtAATCCTCTATGCTTTCTGAATCCATTTGTCCCACGACTCCTATGTCAGATTCAATAAGTGTTGCCCATGAAACAACAGGTGGGGAATGACAGGAAAGTTGGATGATGTTTAATGGAACTACCCTAAATCAGATTCTACTTGAGCAGAGGAAAATATACCCATCTATCGGAAATCAGGGAGACTTGAGGATACACAACACTGCTGTTCTGCACACTTCTCTGCCTCTCAACTCAACTTCACAAATAAGCCATGGCTTCCATTTTTAAGGTCTAGAGTGTAGCTGCCCTCCACAGAGCAACTGTATTTCCACCCATGGCCCCCTACTCTAAAGATCCCAAGGTAAAGCTCTTCACAGCTGTGCAGCCTGAAACcgaggggaaggagaaagactCATGCAACAGGTTCAGCACCTGTGCAACTGCTCACATCAAGGACAGGGCTGCCACAGTGCAAGTCTCGCATTGATGTACAAGTCCTTCCTCACTGCAGAGAGATGATGGAGCTTAAACCATCTCCACTAAGTTATGCTCTTATTTAGCTACACACattattccagcaaggaagattGGGAAATGCACAAACAACTACTGCAGAGGAACTGAAGCAAGAGAGAGTTAGCATGACAGCAGCTTGATGCTTTTTGCCTACTAAAGCCAGGACAGCAAataccttttccttctgttcaggCTCTCCAGTATCTGCTCCCACCATTAGCGCCTAAACAGAGCTCCAAGAAACACCAACACTGCAGCTAGCTCTGACCCTCTTTGCTGGGACACTCTTGCTGTGgagctctgctccttccctgattgtcagctgccttttttctcccactttggAAGCAACGGGGGTTCACCTCCTGGTGTTTATGCAGCATGCACTCAAGCCACCCCCCACTGCAACAGGTACTACTGCAGCATAACAAATGCCACCTGAAGCAAGCTGTCAAGCAGCAAGCATTCCCTCCTccgcctcttcctcctcctcctcctccttacCCAGCTTTTGGAAACTTGGACTTTTTGGATTTCTTCTCCTTGTCATAAGaatcatctttcttcttcttcttcattttttcaccTCCATCTTTCAACTTCCGCTTCTGGAGAGGGTTAAAACCAAGTCAAAATCAAAGCAACTCCTGCTCAAGGAATTGGACCTGATCCCCCAGAGCCACTTCGGGCCCTCTCCCAAGAATGTGAGAACAGCTCCTTCCCCACCGGACACATTAACCCAAACCCCAGACATCTATCACCATGGTTCTGGTACACACTGTCTTCAACACTTCACAGCACACCTAGCTTTTGCACCAGAGACAATCCCATCAATAAAGGTGAAGGGATGCCAGGTGCTCCTGCTGTTTCCCCTCATAGCCACCTCACTTCAGCATTGTGAAAAGCAGGTTGTTGCCAACAGATGCTGACACCAAAGAGGAGCACTAGCTTCCCAGCAGAGTCTCCAGCATGCCtcagatgagaaagaaaagaacccTCACACATATCTTGGCATCCTCATAATACTAAGCGACTTTTCAGAGTGACAAGGGGCTGCTGTCACCTCTACTCTAGGAACCAGGCAACCCCACCAGAGTCTCATCCGTGGCAGACATGTTTCATTTTACTATCAAATACGCAGACAGAATGGGATTTCAAGTGCTCATCCCTATTCTCTTCACATCAATTCACAAATCTCACTCTACTTGGAATGTCAACACACTTCCATCCAGCAAACCCTCCAAACTCTAACAGAAGAAGTAATTCAGAAAGCTGGCTTGCTGACCTTGGgacacttctttttctctttaacatAGTCATCTTCAGATTCAGACGCTGAACGGAATTCCAGTGTTCCTGAGTTGATGTAAAACCCTCCATACTTTGTAGTAAGAGAAGCCGGAACAAGCTCATCATACTGGAAATAACAGAGAACAATCTATTGGCACTGTAAGCTTTGTTACTTTACTCTGTAGCTGAGCTGCTTGGAGAATGGCATGGGATTTGGCTCCCCCAAGAACAGACAGGGCTATGGACATGCCTGCTAACCAGCATTCTCCTGCCACATGGTTGCCCCAGGATCTCTCgttccccagccctggcacacTCCTGGCTTGCACCCAGTTTGGGTTCTCCCCAGGTGCCAGCTCAGACCcccccaggcagctgcctttAACCACCCTCACACCTGCCCCAGTACTCACTGCTTCAGAATTATCAATGAAGGAGTCAGATTCGTCGTATCCATACCCCATATCAATCAAGTCCTGAATACGGTCCTTTCTACGTCTCTTGCCACCCTAAACAATAAGAGATTGACAAcgtcttcatctttcttttccagttacCGCAGGGATAGCCCTGATACAGGACACTGACATTGGCTCCAGTGCAGAAAAGTGAATGAGACCTTTTTTGCTCCTAGCAGCAGCAGAACCCAACCAGCGTTAACTGGTTGAGAGCTGAACAGCATTGCCAATTCTAAGGGATAACATAATATAAGGAAGataaacaaacatgtttttcttcaaacttccTAGCAAGAGCCTCCtcttcatgcttttctttttcatcaccATTAAAAGGATCAGCACAGTCTGTCTTCTTTACAAATAagcgagaaaaaaac contains:
- the LOC138690485 gene encoding ubinuclein-1-like: MPEQMAKYQEECQAHTQAKFAKMLEEEKDKEQRDRVCSDDDEDEEKGGKRVMGPRKKFQWNDEIRELLCHLVKIKLDGYDLDKNKAQSLEDYVKTFLDGEVKPLWPKGWMQASDCSLRAFAHPCPLCAS
- the LOC138690486 gene encoding SPRY domain-containing SOCS box protein 3-like — protein: LSGCGTTSQNKSTATLLTCDNRKVNFHMEYSCGTAAIRGNKELADRQHFWEIKMTSLIYGTDMMVGIGTSDVNLDKYRHTFCSLLGKDEDSWGLSTQDSCITKETKPTSLRGLAKAPSLGCIWTRGTGHSRSSKNTSA
- the LOC138690484 gene encoding ubinuclein-1-like, with protein sequence MKKKKKDDSYDKEKKSKKSKFPKAGFTALNASKEKKKYSGPVSVKEMLKKFQKEEDAQKKKDEEQKVETPSLAEPPAPRVVEAMPDPLLSLFGHASDNDLLQAVTAMDSLTDLDLEQLLSESPEGSPFPDVEDGSDPIGMGLEQDFKQLPSLPEGLPAPCTSAARKNCRINEAADILLFFFQIL